Part of the Candidatus Angelobacter sp. genome is shown below.
TCGGCAATGAGTTCATCGAAGCGTTTTATGCTCCGTCGGAAGCAAAGCGCGCCCGTCGCACGCACCTGGAAGGCATCATCAACTTCTTTCCCTGGATGGCCGCGGTGGATGCCTTTCAACACTGGATTTACACGCATCCCGGACATTCGCGGGCAGAACGTTCGGCGGCCTGGCTCGCGCTCATGGACCGTTTCGGCGGGGACGTGAATTGGGACGGCCATGAACAGGCGCGTGCGCATCTCTGGCATCGCCAGCTTCACATCTTCATCCACCCTTTCTACTACGTCGAATACGGCATCGCCCAACTGGGCGCGTTGCAGGTCTGGGCCAATTCAAAGCTGGATCGCGCCCGGGCGCTTGCCGACTACAAACACGCGTTGGCGCTGGGCGGCTCGCGTCCGTTGCCGGAACTGTTTTCCGCCGCCGGCTGCCGGTTCGATTTCAGCGCGGAAACGTTGAAACCGCTCATCGCACTCGTGCGTCACGAACTGGCGAAGTTGAATTGATGCCGCCGTTCGTCGTCGCGCAGGCGATTCGCAGTTGAAAAAACACCACTCTGTGACTAGTTTCAATCGACATGCTCGCTGACCGTCCTTACATGCGCAGAGACAACACCTCGAGGAACTGGTCGATTACGATCGCCATTCTGGTGTTCAACGTGTTGATCTTCTTTCTGCAATACGGCAACGGCCGCAACTCGCAGAATTGGGTGCTCGAATACGGCGCGTTGAGCGCGGAGGGTCTGAAGCGAGGTTATGTCTGGCAGCTCCTCACCTTTCAGTTCTTACACGCCGGGCTGCCGCACCTGGTTCTTAACTCCATTGGGCTCTATTTTTTCGGCCGGGCGCTGGAAGGAATGCTCGGGAAGCGGGACTTCATCAGGCTTTACCTTTTTAGCGGGATCCTGGGCGGCATGTTGCAGGCGCTGCTGGGAATGGTCTGGACCCGATTTGCCGGCCCGATGGTCGGGGCGTCTGCTGGTATTTGCGGGTTGATCGCCGCTTTTTCGATGCTTGCGCCGGACAGTCAGATCTACGTCTGGATGGTGGTGCCCATTCGCGCGCGATATTTTCTCCCCATCATGTCGGGTCTGACCGCGCTCTTGATGGTGACCTCGACGGAAAGCCATGTGGCCCACGCGGCGCATCTTGGTGGCATTCTGGGCGGTGTTGTCTATCTGAAATGGGTGCTCGGCACGGCGAGACCCCTCTTTGATTGGGCCCGTCTTCGCCGGAAGGCTCCCCGGCGCGAATTGGTCAAAGCAATCTCCTCCAAACCGAGTTTTTGGCGGCGGGAGAGCGCCAAACCTTCTGACAGCCCGCAATCCGCCGACTTCATCAGCGTGGAAGTTGACCCCATTCTCGACAAGATTTCCGCCCAGGGCATTCAAAGCCTCACCGATCGCGAGCGGCGCATCCTCGAAGCCGCCCGCGCCAAAATGTCGAAACACTGAGCCGGGACAGACGCCCGATCATGTTTCGGACGGGCCGGAAGCTGAGTTCCAACGCCACACTCGATTCTCGACTCCCGCCCTCCAGCGCCCTACCCTTGCGCCATGATTCAACGGTATTCCCGCCCCGAAATGCGGGCCATCTGGACCGACGAAAACAAACTCCGCATCTGGCTCCAAATCGAACTCCTCGCCAGTGAAGCACTGGTGCAGGAAGGCGTCGTGCCGAAGACCGACTTCGAGAAAATGAAGAAAGGCGCGGACGCCTGGTTCGCCGACTTGAAGGGTCTCGTCGAGCGCCAGAAGGAACTGGAGAAGACGCTCAATCATGACGTGATCGGCTTCACCACGGCCGTCGCGGAAAAAATCAACGACAACGCCAGCCGCTGGTTTCATTTCGGCCTCACCAGTTCCGACATCGTTGACACAGCCTTCGCCGTTCAGATGGTTCAAAGCGCCGACATTCTGATCGCCGACGGGCAAAAGCTGCTCCCCATTATCGCGCGCCGCGCTAAGGAGCACATGATGACGCCGTGCATCGGTCGCAGCCATGGCATCCACGGTGAGCCGACCACCTTCGGCCTCAAGCTCGCGCTGATGCACGACGAATTCACCCGTGGGCTAGAACGTCTCAAACGCGCTCGTGATGTGGCCGCTGTTGGCAAACTATCCGGCGCCGTCGGCACCAACGCTCACTTGTCTCCGTCAGTGGAGGAATTCGTCTGCGAAAAACTCGGTCTGCGCCCCGCGCCCATCGCCACGCAAGTCGTCCAGCGCGACATCCACGCCGAGTTCCAAACCACGCTCGCCCTCGTCGGCGCCAGCATCGAACGCTGGGCGGTTGAGTTCCGCCATCTCCAGCGCACTGAAGTGCTCGAAGCCGAAGAACCGTTTGCCAAAGGACAAAAGGGTTCGAGCGCCATGCCGCACAAGCGCAATCCCATTACCTGGGAACGCCTCACCGGCCTCGCCCGCGTGCTGCGCGGCAATGCCATCGCCGCGCTCGAGAACGTCGCGCTCTGGCACGAGCGCGATATCAGCCACAGCAGCGTCGAGCGCATTATCTTCCCCGATTCCTGCACGCTGCTCGATTACATGTTCGGCCTGCTCACGCGCCTGATGGACGGCCTGCTTGTCTATCCCGAGAACATGAAAAAGAACCTCGGCCTTTCGCTCGGCATGTGGAACAGCCAGACCGTCCTGCTCGGGCTCATCAAGAAAGGTCTCACCCGCGAAGTTGCCTACAAGCTGGTTCAAGACGCCGCGATGAAGACCTGGGAAGTCAAACATGCCGGTCGTGACGACGCCGACTTTGTCGAAACCCTGAAATCTGATCCCGGCGTGGCGAAACATTTCAAAAAGGGCGAACTCGAAAAACTGTGCTCGCTCGACTTCCATTTCAAAGAAGTGAATAACCGGTTCAAGAAACTGGGGCTGAACTGAAAACCGCGATGGACGATTCGCCATATTTGATCGCGGCGGATGGCTTGCTCGCTCG
Proteins encoded:
- the purB gene encoding adenylosuccinate lyase — encoded protein: MIQRYSRPEMRAIWTDENKLRIWLQIELLASEALVQEGVVPKTDFEKMKKGADAWFADLKGLVERQKELEKTLNHDVIGFTTAVAEKINDNASRWFHFGLTSSDIVDTAFAVQMVQSADILIADGQKLLPIIARRAKEHMMTPCIGRSHGIHGEPTTFGLKLALMHDEFTRGLERLKRARDVAAVGKLSGAVGTNAHLSPSVEEFVCEKLGLRPAPIATQVVQRDIHAEFQTTLALVGASIERWAVEFRHLQRTEVLEAEEPFAKGQKGSSAMPHKRNPITWERLTGLARVLRGNAIAALENVALWHERDISHSSVERIIFPDSCTLLDYMFGLLTRLMDGLLVYPENMKKNLGLSLGMWNSQTVLLGLIKKGLTREVAYKLVQDAAMKTWEVKHAGRDDADFVETLKSDPGVAKHFKKGELEKLCSLDFHFKEVNNRFKKLGLN
- a CDS encoding rhomboid family intramembrane serine protease, giving the protein MRRDNTSRNWSITIAILVFNVLIFFLQYGNGRNSQNWVLEYGALSAEGLKRGYVWQLLTFQFLHAGLPHLVLNSIGLYFFGRALEGMLGKRDFIRLYLFSGILGGMLQALLGMVWTRFAGPMVGASAGICGLIAAFSMLAPDSQIYVWMVVPIRARYFLPIMSGLTALLMVTSTESHVAHAAHLGGILGGVVYLKWVLGTARPLFDWARLRRKAPRRELVKAISSKPSFWRRESAKPSDSPQSADFISVEVDPILDKISAQGIQSLTDRERRILEAARAKMSKH
- a CDS encoding M3 family metallopeptidase gives rise to the protein GNEFIEAFYAPSEAKRARRTHLEGIINFFPWMAAVDAFQHWIYTHPGHSRAERSAAWLALMDRFGGDVNWDGHEQARAHLWHRQLHIFIHPFYYVEYGIAQLGALQVWANSKLDRARALADYKHALALGGSRPLPELFSAAGCRFDFSAETLKPLIALVRHELAKLN